TATAGTAGGCTAGCTCGGAGCTCGCGCGCGCGGCGTGCGCATCGCCATGCAATGCATGGTGCCATGATCATCCGGCCACCAGCAGATCCTCCTGCAGACTTTTTAATGCCAATTATAGAGGTCCTCCAACTTGGCAGCGGCGAGGGCCCCGCGGAGCCGCCGCGCGTCCGCGTCAGCGTCATCCGTCCACGCGCTGCTGCGCTCGCGTGGATATTCCTCGAGAGCTGGCTCCCCCGCCCGGCGCGCCGAGAAACAAGAGCTGGGCAGCAGCCAATCGGCGGGCGGGCCGGTGGGTTACTGGCTtcaaggaagggagggaggggccCGTGCATGTTGGCCGAGCTGGAGCTGACGGGCGCCGGTTGGCCTCGTGATCGCGCCGGGGCGCAGACCGCGGCGCGGGCACACGGGTAGTGGACGTACGGGATACGGGAGGCGGCGAAAACCGGTGACGGAGTAGGCTGCATCTGCCGGATCGGAGGACCCCAGGACGTGGACCATGTGCGTGCACGCAGCACGCGCGGCGCGCGTCGTTTCCGAGCTCGCCAGTCAACTCGATCATCAGCCTGGAGACACAATATTTTTTTAGTGAAAGTCCGAGACACAATATTACTAATACTAATTTACTAATTGAAGGCTTTTTTGGAGTCTTCACATAAAACCATCTAGGATCTTagatggacactctaaaaaaaatagagaaatcctataaattctcacaaaaaaacAGAAACATCGAATCATCAATCTAACaaatctaattataataacTATCCGATCTGTTaacttttctaataaattactcacatttgccattatgaaaatagactaaaataaccccctaaacatgtatctaaattacccacctctgctattataaaaacatctaaagtaaccccctaatctttgtgtaaaatACCCACCCATGCATTACAAAGAGCCATAAAtccaactctaattataataaccgtCGAATCTGTTaacttttctaataaattacccacatttgccattatgaaaatagactaaagtaaccccgtaaacatatatctaaattatccacctctaccattataaaaacaTCTAAAGTaaaccccctaatctttgtgCAAATTACCCACCCatgcattataaaaatacaaatacccctctaaatttgcatataaattatccaattatgttataattattataatttaaattactcctatatctaaatctaaaatattaaagttcaccaatataaattctaaattattatttctatcattattaatatattatttgtattattatgtatataaaaatactacccacgatatatgtcactatatattcatgtatgatagaAGAAATAAGAAtctcaattcacaaacaaatagttcaactaaatatatatcgaatacctatggaaaataaaatctattgtaactagatattaataaatatatattttagagtatgtttttaaaatatttaatagataaaaAAGGGTTtcagatagataattataattattaatcttatttttatattaattctaacgggttgatagactagtattATAAATTGTAGTACTAGTACCACAACCACCAGTTACCTTCCCTTCTGTTCCCTCTAGTTGTGAAAGTATGCGCAACATGCCATGTACGTATTCCTCGAGTAGAGGCGGCGCAATTCTGCACAGCCACcaaactagttttttttttaacataCCACCAAGCAAGTTTACAATGACCGCTCACCGCCGCCACTGGATGGATGGTGGTGCGTGCGGAGTATAGCTTTCACGGCCGTCCCGGACTAGATGAAAGCCGGGAGGGCGACACAGGTCCAAAATCCGGCCAGCTATTCGATCCTTGCCACTTGAGATCTCCGTACCAATTATGCAACACCCTTTAATTTTGGTCCTACCCCTACACACCCGGTTTAGCTTGCATGGAGACGCGTCCCATTCAATCCCCCGTGGTGCACTGTTGGCGTTCGTGGCGTGCGGGGGCATCAGAAACTAGCGCGTCAAGAGTTAACGGGACCAGCAGATCACCCATTCACACGCGGTTAGATTGCTGCTAGCTGCTGGATAATTTCGTAAAAGTTTACCTCATCCATAGAGTTGGCCGACACGTAAAACAGACTGGTGGTGGGTGCTGTGTAACAGCACGCAACCAGTTGTGCGCGCGTGTGGGACCGGCTGTTCTTCAGCCGATTGAAAGCAGGTACCTCAGCTAAAAAACATCCCCAAAAAACCCACTCCCTTCTAAAAAAACAGTCACCtctcttttctaaaaaaaaacagtCACATCTCGAACAACAGTGGAAAGATCATTAGCTAATAGCTAGAGGAGTCCGGGCCAAAACAGTCGGCTAGGGGATTTGCAAGACGAAGCGAACGCAGTTGAGATCGATGACCTGGAAAATCGGCACGTGCGCGATGCAATAAAAACGCGTATGATTAGGCGGATGAGATAACATCACAATACTAATGCCGAACCGCAAGTGCCAAGCGGTCGTCGATCCTGATTGCTACTGATCGAGCAAGTGGGGAATAATACAAAATCGGCATAAATGAATTGCAGTAATGGTATACTAGGCGCAGgcctaataataatataatgcGCACACCCTCTGTGTTAGTAAAGGAAGTATGTGTTGGTAAAAAAGTCATTTTGAGTTTGTCTTAAATCAAatattttaaactttgactatatatgtattttttggggttgagtttgaaaatataaaatcGATGTAAGTACATTCGTTTTGAAATGTAGTTtcgtaaaaaatatatatattgacTATATTCTATAATTTTTTATACTAAAAAGATATTGGTTAAAGTTGTTTTAGAGATTGTCGATATCCGAAACGACTTCCTTTACCAATCTAGAGGGAGTATAGAGTAACGTAATGGGAACATGCTTTGAGAATTCGAAGAGAGATCAGAATAGGGAAAATAATTAGTTATTGAAGTTCAAGCAAAATCCTAAATAAGAGGCTATCATCAGCATATTAAAAGATACTACTGGACACCGACGGTCGTCAAACATTTTGTATACACGGGCATGCATGTCGTCTATATACCGCTGCTTCAAATTCAAACTCCATTCTAATTAGTTAAGTTGGAGACTCCATCCCTGGATCGTGGATTGGTTCCGATATGATAAACCTAATTAATTTAGCAATGTATCGATATAGTTCTCAAACTTTATATACGTACTTTGATAGCTTTTATATAGGCAAAATAGCCAttttggtccctcaacttttatttttagGTCAACTTTGTCACTATACTGTTGTGATGCTCCATAATATCATGAGATCAAggtttttaaagcggtaaggcgaggcgaggcgatggGGAGCCGCTCAGTTTGACAGACCCGCCAAGTTAAagcgcttaattaagcgtaaccgccatcatttggcgcattagcttaattaagtgtaatttGACAGGCTGTTTTCATCCCataggccgatcgaaacacaccagaagtctcgtacgaaggcgagcacagaaggtaccagcatgaagcatgataaaatattacaaaaatagtaaataatattaatgcttttacaaaacagcttcAAATTTAAAATGTACATAATAGACaatagcagcggaagagaatctaacttacagaacatttttactagagaataaataaaacgaactaaataagtcgagaactaccgagacgtAAAGACAAgacgccacatcgagcccaccgatgtgaagcctagttagctcctaaacatgaaatagggtaacaacaaatcctgagcaactaatactcagcaagacttatccgaccagtgggtataacttagcccacatacctagacatgcaaggcatttggctggtggttattttgcagaaaagcgactaaagtaattccttacttttaGTATTTTAGCCCCAGATTCTATACGAATTAactctaatctaatatttgcatgaatCAACTATAGCAAGCATGGTGGTGCAATCAAATAATAATTCAATGTATTCATTGTCATATTCGTACACATCCTCCTCATTCTATCATGAgactacgatgcagcaaagagatcaaggctctcataaccgcgagatacggcgaatcgatccgatttaaccttgcaaggtgaacctaaccaacacggcacgtgtatgccccgtcggaccacacgcaccaaccattcccctccccgcctcgaactacaggaaccagcccaatgacatatggtcagccgagctcaacgtgagaccaccaaaagtaaacatgtgCATTCCCATTTCttcgcgactactcgactaccccaggagttgggtgcggttcctgtactttcgaagcaaggcagtactcggcttaccagtttcgactacctcatACTCCCGGTAtacggttagtacagttcaatctcCGATCAGCACCGCCACAACGACCAGTCCTTAATCGACatagacggggctaagacaaccaggaaccatgtcctgctgccatacctatacaccATCATCATTCCCCATCCGGTCTCAAGTTTTCATCAATTCCACATTGCATTCCACAACTCAATACTGAAGTACATAAATAATTAaacatctcgcgagtaaccggaaattactccacttctaatcatcctatttctcgcgagtgaccagagATCACTCATCTTCTACCGggaaccattaagcatagcacttctatcgtcttatacatactagtataattcaagggaacctagggatcatgcaactacggttccaaacaattcctaaacctaatgcacaagtaatagagacatatatatgtgtcataatttaaaataatagaatgtgcaccggggcttgcctttggggtaacactaagttagtgttaaagctatcaaggccttgggcccttctgaccttgggccgggtcttcggttgcccCTTAGGGTCCCTCCATCTTCTGGAGATGTCCACCGAACACCGTCTTGGGGTTCGGTTCCAACATCGCGTGCTTCACGTTCACGCATTGTACATCTAGCGCATCTACACGAGATGCacatgacatgagaatgcaaatatgatatacaacaacaacttaacaagtACCGAGTATAAACACTACTAGTTTGCACAATTTACACTTAGCAATCCTAAAGTAACCCGGAATATCTGGATTCCTATCCAGAATCTCCGGattacccggagtatccgggttaatacccggagtttccagGTTTCACAACATTTTCGCCCCCAAAACTAAAATTCTGATTTTGGCAAAACTACCCCACAAAAATTGAAACCCTTCTAGACCTTGGTTGAACGACTCGTATGGAGATAATTGACCCAAGAGAAATCACTCAAAACCTCCTAAAACACCCAAATCGGCTAGCTCTAGCTTTTAGCACCTCTAGCTCACCTTTCTTGCCCGAAGAACTTGAATCAAAACCAACCCAAGGTGGAACACGTAGAAAAGATGATTTCCCCATGCCGGTAGAAACTTCTTTGGCCTTGGAATGGATTTGGAAGGAAGGATTTGGAGTTGAGGGccaaggggagagggagagctcgtgAGGGAGTGAGGAATATAGAAGAGCTGATGTTTTAACGTTTGGAAACAGTGCAAGAGCTAAGACACGTGATATAGAAACTCcaggtccggactatccggaagcaaatccggagtatccgggtaattCCGGAATATCCGGGTGCAAACCCGGAATCTTAAttataggtgattaacacctggggtgttacaatcagccgcctaggcgacgcctaggtgGGCTAAGGCGGGCCTTAAGCAAGGCAATGGGAaaccgccttgtcgcctaggcgacgccttaaaaACCCTGCATGAGATAGATGCGAAAAGTCATTTTTACCCTTAACTCCTTCTCATACTCAATTTCCATTATTGTATAGttgtaattaatcaataataggTCACAACATATCTATTATTCTGTTCGCTGGTTTGATGTCTCTCGTATTTGTTGAAATACCTTTCGCATTTAATTTAGTATACatcatataagaatatcatgcACATGTTTGATTAACTTGTTGCACCACTGCTAAATATGCAAATTGTGAAGGAGAGAATATAGCCAAGGGTAAAAATGGGTTTTTAGCATTAGTCTCATGGAATTATGGAGCATTAAATTAGCATAAGGACAAATTTGACCTAAAAacaaaagttgagggaccaaatTGGTCTTTTTGACAATTGAGGGACCAACTTGACACTTGAAACAAAGTTGAAGGATCAAAGTGCCTATTTTGCCTTTTATATACACACAAGATATTACAGTTCGTAACATGGAAAATGTATTATTGGTAGATTTTTTTCACATCTAAAACTTAAGAACAACTATATTTTACATGTACTCATGAGAACTTCGGAACATCCCCGTCAGATAGAAAAACCACAGCGGCACAGGCGCACAGCCCCGCACCCGTGACCATGAAGCAGGCAAGCTGCGCCGGCGCTGCCCATATATAAATACTGCCCCTCGGCAGCGTCTCCGACCCGCAACTCACGAGCAAGCCACGAGCAAAGGCAAACGCACTCTCACACACACGCACCACCGTGGCAATGGCCGACACGGCCACCACCGCCCCGCTCCTGACGAGCCACAAGCCACCCAATAAGGCGCCGACCATCGATGAAACCATCGAGAATTACATCGGCACGACCGGCGTCATGCAGCTGTTCAAGGCCGTCCTGCTGGCCTTCGCCTGGGCCTTCGACGCGCAGCAGGTGTTCATCTCCGTGTTCACGGACGCCGAGCCGCAGTGGCACTGCACCGGTGCCTCGGCGtcctgctcgccggccgcgccgccggcctcgccgtgcGGGCTCCCGCCGGGCGCGTGGGCGTGGGACCGGCCCGCCGAGACGACCATGGTCTCGGAGTGGGTGCTCAAGTGCGCCGGCCCCGCGCTCGTGTCGCTCCCGGCGTCGGCCTTCTTCGCCGGCTGCCTGGCGGGCGGGTTCCTGCTCACCACGCTCGCGGACTCGCTCCTCGGGCGCAGGAAGATGCTCCTCACGTCCCTCGTGTCCATGTCCGTCGCCGGCGTGCTCACCGCGTTCGCGCCGAACGTTTGGGCGTACGCCGCGCTGCGGTTCGTGTCCGGGTTCGGCCGCTCCATGGTGGGAACGTGCACGCTGGTCCTGTCCACGGAGCTCGTCGGGAAGCGGTGGCGCGACACGGTGAGCGTGgccggcttcttcttcttcaccgtcGGGTTCCTGTCCCTCCCGGCGCTCGGCTACACGTTCCGCGAGGCGTCGTGGCGGAACATGTACCTGTGGACGTCCGTGCCGTCGCTCTGCTACTCCGTCCTGCTCTACTTCCTCGCCCAGGAGTCGCCGCGGTGGCTGCTGGTGCGCGGCCGGAAGCAGGACGCCATGGACACGCTGCAGCAGATCGCGTCGCTCAACGGCAACAGCATCACGTCCAGCTTCTCCATGCTGCACGCGTGCACAATGCACGcggacgacggcgccggcgccggcggcgcgttcGCCACGATGCGGTCGATGTGGGAGCGGCCGTGGGCGCTCCGGAGGCTGGCTGCGATCATGACGACCAGCTTCGGCGTCGGCATGGTCTACTACGGCATGCCGCTCAACGTCGGCAGCCTGGGCACCAACCTGTACCTGAGCGTCACGTACAACGCACTGGCCGAGCTGCCGTCGGCCATCCTGTCGCTGGCCTTCATCGG
This portion of the Panicum virgatum strain AP13 chromosome 2N, P.virgatum_v5, whole genome shotgun sequence genome encodes:
- the LOC120661678 gene encoding organic cation/carnitine transporter 2-like: MADTATTAPLLTSHKPPNKAPTIDETIENYIGTTGVMQLFKAVLLAFAWAFDAQQVFISVFTDAEPQWHCTGASASCSPAAPPASPCGLPPGAWAWDRPAETTMVSEWVLKCAGPALVSLPASAFFAGCLAGGFLLTTLADSLLGRRKMLLTSLVSMSVAGVLTAFAPNVWAYAALRFVSGFGRSMVGTCTLVLSTELVGKRWRDTVSVAGFFFFTVGFLSLPALGYTFREASWRNMYLWTSVPSLCYSVLLYFLAQESPRWLLVRGRKQDAMDTLQQIASLNGNSITSSFSMLHACTMHADDGAGAGGAFATMRSMWERPWALRRLAAIMTTSFGVGMVYYGMPLNVGSLGTNLYLSVTYNALAELPSAILSLAFIGRVNRRSTVVALTATAGAFSLMCVAIPEGSTARMVSELLSFFATITAFNLILIYSIELFPTSVRNSAVGLVRQALVLGGVAAPVLVALGRERSFWSFGVFGLCIGCLGLFAACLPETRGRSMSDTMEEEEHREAAAAAAATACTGGGATDIATKDNSDAV